The Streptococcus respiraculi sequence ACCTGTCAGAGCGCTATTTTCCAAGTCTGAAAAAGCAAACAGCTGCACCCCAACCAAGGGCAGGACAAACATTAAAATGGTCCCTAGGAGATTGATGAGGACAATCGCCTGCCCCTTATCCTTACTGTCTGCCTTAATAGCTGGTGCAATAGCTCCAATCGCTGATGAGCCACAAACTGCATTTCCACCCGCAATCATGAGAGACATTTCATCCTTAAAGCCCAATCTTCGGCCTAAAAAATAGGCAAAGAGAATGACACTGGTCATCATGAGGATAATATACATCAATCCTGAAAGACCTAGGTCTCCAATGGTCTGAAAGGTCACCGTCAGTCCTAATAAAGCTACTGAAAACTCCAGTAATTTACTTTCTGAAAATTTAGTCCCCTTTTCCAGTCGTTGGCTTCTACAAACTGTGTTTCCTAGAACAATCCCAATACAAATAGCCAAACTAGCCGCACCAATACTGGGAAAAAAGGCTGCTAAACCTTTTGCAATGACCGCTACCAGAAATGATAGAATAAAACCCGGTAGAATATCCCGATTGAATTGTTTCATAATTGCCTCCTTTGTCATACTTGCCCTTATTGTACCATAGTTTACTCTCTTTTACTGACTCAAGGCTACAATTCCCTCTATTTCCCAAGCTCTCCTTTTATGGTATACTAGAAGTATGAAAGATATCAATGACCTTATTATGCAACAAGCTGCTGGCGGTTTGAAAATCAATCCTGACGAGCAGCGCACATTTTTAAATACCTTTGAAGAACGTGTGATTGGCTTATGTAGCATTGAAGAAGCCAATTCGCAACTACTAGCAGATCATTTCAAGAAAATTCTAGGACAAATAACCCATGACTATAAACCCGTCTTGGTCAAAATCTCGCCCTTTATGGATAGCCAAAAGCAGATTTTCTATTTGAAAGCGGCTCAAGAATTGGGCTGTGAAGCTACTATTGTGGCGGAAGACTGCGCAGCTATTTTCGGTCTGGTCATTCACACGGATTGTCCGAGTCAGGTTGAAAACCAGGAACTGACTACTCAATTCGCAGAAATCCTCTACCCCACTCCTGCAAAAACAGTGAAAAAGTCCTCATTTTGGGAGAAATTATTTGGTCAGTCTAGAAAAGACTAGGCAGGAATAGTTCGTTCCTGCCTAGTCTTTTTTACACCTATTCACACATCCTTATCCAATAATTCAAGGACTTTTAATAGATTTCTTTCATTGATTTGATATGGAGCTTGTTCTTGGACAATGGGCTTAGCGCAAAAGGCAATTCCAAGACCAGCTGTCTGAATCATGGGCAAATCATTTGCCCCGTCCCCTACAGCAATGGTCTGCGCCAAGGTTAGACCATTTTCACTCGCCCATTTCTCAAGATAGGCTTTCTTGGTTTCCTTGGTGACCACATCTCCTAAGACACGACCCGTTAGAATGCCCTCCTCTACTTCCATACGGTTGGCTTTTATGTAATCAATTTCTAGCTTTTCAGCCAGCACATCCACCGTTTCATGGAAGCCACCTGAGACGACCGCAATCTTATAGCCTCTCGCGTGCAATTCTGCAACCAACTCTCTTGCCCCAGAGGTGAAATGAATCTTTTCTAAAATTCGGTCAAATACACTTATAGGAAGCCCCTTTAAGAGGGCAACCCGTGCAGCTAATGCCTCTTTGAAATCCAATTCTCCCCTCATGGCACGCTCAGTGATATCTGCAACTTGACTTCCGACGCCTGCTTCTTCTCCAAGCAAATCAATCCCTTCTTCTAAAATCAAGGTGCTGTCCACATCCATGACTAATAACCCTTTTACTGTCATTTTCTTCTCCTTATTTGTATAAAACAAAAAGCCCGAGGGCTTTTTATGTTTAGTAACGAATGGCTTCTCTCGTTTTTTCGTAGGAACGTACAAAGCGCTCTGTTACTCCTGGTTCAACAGCTTCTAAGGCAAATGAAATTTCTTCGAAAGCCGCTTGATAATCGTAGTCCTTCTCAAAAATCGCTAATGCGCGAGTAAAGGCTTGCTGAATCGAAGCATTTGATGAACGGTAGCGGTTTGAATACTGAAGTAGCTGCTCTGTTAGAGCTGCATTTTGAACGATGGTATAAGCTACTTCTTCCAATTCATTCATGTCAAATGTCGCATTTTCCAACAAACGATTGACGATTTCAATATTAATCCGTTTATAATCTAACTCTGCCAACAAGGCTTCCACATGGCCACTCGTTCTGAAGAAGACAGATAGGAAATCTTCTGGAATACCTGGCAAACTACGTTTTTCCATGTAGCGTTTCAAGGTATGCAACTGATTGATATAAAGAGTTGCTTTCTTACGCGCATTGGTCTCAGATACTTCTTGGGATTTCAAATAATCCGCTAATACAAGCTGTTCTTCCTCCATTTGTTTGAGGGTTGTAAGAGCATGCTCTAAACGCTCCTCAAGGATGGAATAGGCAACTTGTGGTGTTTCTAATTCTGCAATGCTGTCATGAACGACCGTTTCCATCGATGATAATTTAGTTGCTAGTTTTGAAATACGAGATAGCTTGCTTTCCACCAAAATGTAGGAATGATTGAGGCGTTCTGCTTCTTCTGTCAAAATACCTGTGTTATGCACAACATGTTCAAGGAATTTTGGCAGGTTTTTGCTAATCTTAACAGCTCCCTTGTGAGCTTCGATTTCACGAGTAAAGATTTGGTATAGGTAATCAATCTTAGCTTGGATTTCTCCAATTTCTGCCTCAGCAGCATCCAAATCAAATGAGACGATGAGGGCAGTTGTTTCACGAATGGCTACTCGAATTTCTTGGAAATGAGATTCAACATTTCCTTCTGTAAATAGGTAACCTTCTTCGACTAGTTTGCGATAACCAGCTTCCAAGTCTTCCAATTGATCTGGTAAGGTCTTGTTAACCTTTTCAATCAAGGCAGGAATGCGATCCATAATTTGATTGAGGGCAATCATGTGCTCTTCTGTCTTATCCAAAATGCCTGCAGCTTCAATTGGGTCACCTGATGAGTTGAGCATGACAAATTCAGAAAATTCAACTTCGATATTTTTGAGTTGTTTTTCCAATTCTGGCAAGGTTTCTCCGTATTGCTCAGCCTTTTCACGGACAGATTCTTGCAAGCTATCAAAGAGATCCAAGGCATGCTTGACACGACCCGAATTTCTCTCTTCTTGTTCCTTTAGGTCTTTTAATCCTTGACGGATTGCCATGATATCTTCTTCAATCAAGTCGATTTGGCTTTCGATGCTGTCGATAGCGCTTTTAGCACGAACAAAACGAAAAGAGTTGTTAAAAGCTTCTGCTTCAAAAATATGATTTTCAATATCTGCAAAAGAATTGAGAGATAAGTCAACCCACTTTTGATTCCACTCACGGAAGGATACCTGACTCTGACCAATCAAATGCAAGCTTTTTACTGCTTCCACTTCATCGTTGACAGGTAAATTGAATAAATCTTCTTTTCGATCTTCTAATGCAATTAATAAATTATCATTTCGTTTACGGGCGATAAGGCAAGCAATATAGGCAATAATTAAGATAACAACAATCGCAACGATTAAAATGATTGTTCCTCTAGACATGTAAATCTCCTTAGATAATAGTTTGTACTGGAAAATATCGCTTTATTATATCATACTTTTGGGCGATATGCACTTGTTTTTTCGAAAATCAAACATCGAGTGTCGAATAGACCGCATTTTCTTCGATAAATTCGCGACGAGGTTCCACCTTATCCCCCATGAGCATGTCAAAAATTTTATCCGCTTCTGCTGCATCATCAACAGATACACGGGCCATTAGTCGATTTTCTGGGTTCATCGTTGTTTCCCATAGTTGGTGATCATCCATTTCTCCAAGCCCCTTGTAACGCTGAATGGTAGGCTTAGAGCGTCCTTGGCTATGCCGCGCTAGTGCTTCCTGCAATTCCTGCTCTTGATTAACACCAGGTTGAATATACTCTTTGACATCACTTCCAACCTTAACCCCGTAAATCGGTGGTTGGGCAATGTAGACATAACCGGCTTCCACAATCGGTCGCATATAACGATAAAAGAGGGTTAAAAGCAGGGTTCTGATATGGGCACCATCAACATCGGCATCGGTCATGATGACGAGTTTTTGATAGCGCGCCTTGCTAACGTCAAAATCCGCTCCAAAGCCTGTTCCCATAGCTGTGAACAAACTGCGGATTTCCTCATTGGCCAAGATTTTATCCATGCTGGCTTTTTCAACGTTGAGGATTTTCCCACGGATTGGCAAGATAGCTTGGAATTCACGATTACGTCCTGATTTTGCTGAGCCGCCCGCTGAATCTCCCTCTACAATAAAGAGTTCTGTTTGAGCTGAATCGTTTGAGGAACAGTCTGCCAGCTTCCCAGGTAGATTGGAAATTTCTAGCCCTGATTTCTTGCGGGTCACTTCACGCGCACGCTTGGCCGCAATCCGAGCCTTACTTGCTAGGATTCCTTTTTCTACGATACGGCGGGCAATTTGCGGATTCTCCAATAGGAATTCTGAAAAAGCTTCTGAGAAGAGGCGGTTGGTAATTTTCACGACCTCGCTATTTCCGAGTTTGGTCTTGGTCTGCCCTTCAAATTGCGGTCCGGGATGTTTTACAGAGATGACAGCAGTCAACCCTTCTCGGACATCCTCACCTGTCAAATTGTCTTCGTTTTCCTTGAGGATTTTATTTTTCTTAGCATAATCATTGATGACGCGAGTCAAAGCTGTACGGAAACCTTGCTCATGCGTTCCACCCTCATGAGTATGGATGTTATTGGCAAAGCTGACGACATTTTCGTGATAGCTTGTCGTATACTGCATGGCTACTTCAACCGTGATATCATCCATTTCACCGTCTGTATAAATCGGTGTTTCAAAAATGACATCCTTATTTTCGTTGAGGTATTCCACGTAAGAAGCAATTCCGCCTTCATAGTGGTATTCCTTACTTTGCTCCAAACCCTCACGCTTATCGGTAATTGACAAGTGCAAGCCACGATTGAGGAATGCAAGTTCCTGCACGCGTTTGTTGAGTTTGGCAAAATCAAACTCTGTCGTTTCTGTGAAAATTTCTGGGTCTGGTGTAAAATGAACAGTCGTCCCTGTCTTGTCGGTCTGATCGATGATTTCAAGATCAGCCACCACTTCACCTCTGCGGTATTCTTGGTAGTAGACATTGCCATTCTTGTAAACACGCACATCTAGTTGCGTTGAAAGGGCATTTACAACGGATGAACCTACCCCATGCAAACCACCTGAAACCTTGTAGCCGCCACCGCCGAATTTTCCGCCAGCATGTAAGACCGTAAAGACTGTTTCAACCGCTGGACGTCCTGTCTTTTCTTGAATATCAACTGGGATACCGCGTCCATTATCAACGACCGTAATTGAATTATCCTTTTCAATATAGAGTTCAATATGGGTCGCAAAACCAGCCAAGGCTTCGTCAATTGAGTTATCAACGATTTCCCAGACCAAATGGTGCAAACCTTCTTTTGAGGTCGAACCGATATACATTCCTGGGCGCAAGCGTACCGCTTCAAGACCTTCTAAGACCTGAATCTGACTGGCATCATATTCTTGAGCTTTTTCCTGTAAATTAGTGATTTCTTCTGTCATTCTTCTTCCTTTATTTTTTCTGGTAAAATAGTCTTTAAACCTTTGTATCCTCTGGTTTTAGCAGCTATTCTACACATCATCTACTCATAATCAGACTAGCTGAACTAGTACCCTTTATTATATCATATTTCTCGCTATATTCCTACAAAAAAAGGAGGGAGAATCCGACCTCATCTCTTCGAAATCGATTTTCTCCACTCCCTTATCTGTACAGACAATTATCAATGGCTATTGCTTATATACCATCGCTCGGGCTAGGCTATCTCCATCACCACCAAGAAGATCTACCAACTGATACGCAAAATCTAACGCCGTTCCTGCCCCTCGACTGGTTACAATATTGCCGTCAATGACAACTGTTTCTGTCACATGCCGACCTGACGAAATCGTTTCTTCTTGACCAGGATAGCAAGTATAGCGACGCTCCTTTAGAAGCTCTGCTTTTTCTAAAACAATCGGTGCTGCACAAATGGCCGCCACATATGTATCTTGCCCCGCAACTGCTTGTAAGGCTGCAATCAAACCTGCATGGTCGCGCAAGTTAACAGAACCCGGCATACCACCTGGCAAGACCACCATGTCATAGGCTGATAAATCCCCGTCAAAGACCCTATCTGCCTGCACTTTAATACCGTGAGAACCCTCGACTTCTAAGCCTGTCAACCCCACCATATCACACTCCATCGAAGCCCGACGCAGAACATCTACTGGGGTTAAAGCCTCAATTTCTTCAAAGCCATTTGCTAGTATAACTGCTACTTTTTTCATAAGACACCTATCTTTCTACACGTTTAATCGTGATTTTTTTGTATGCCCGCGACTTATTATAACGCTGTTCGTTGAACAAGGTATATTGGTAACTCATGGATAACATCAAGCCAACTCCGATGAGATTGGAGATGATGGAGGAGCCACCTTGAGAAATAAAGGGGAGAGGAATCCCTGTCAGAGGAAGAACGCCAATAGCTGCGCCGATATTTTCAAAGACATGAAAGAGCAACATCATGATGTAACCTGTCGAGATGTAAGTATAAAAACGATTGTTCGATTGTAGGGTAATCCGCAACATGCGGTAAATCAACAAGGTATACAGCCCAATTAGGGTCACCCCACCGATAAATCCAAAGTCTTCTCCAATGACAGTAAAAATCATATCACTCTCCCGAACGGGAACGAGGAGATTTGTTTTATTAAAGCCTAAACCGGTTAAACCACCGCTGCCAATCGCTACTAAGCTTTGCGCCTGCTGATAGGTCGTTGATTTGGCATTTTTAAAAGGATCTAGCCAAGCTGCGATACGGTTGATTTTATAGGTATCCATCCCCATATTATGCAAAAAGGTTGTCCCACCTGGAGCGATAAAAAGAAGCAAAAAGCCCCCTACCAAGACAACCGCAGCAATAAAGGTCGGTAACAATATCTTCCACGACACACCTGATAGTAGGACCATACCGCTAAAAATAGCCAGAAAGACCAGCGATGTCCCTAAGTCTTTTTGGAAATAAAGGAGTAGCAAGACAGGAACGGTCCAAAGTGTCAAATAACCAATCAGCTGAAAATCTTTTTGAATACTCTTTACAGGATACTTCTTCTGAAAGCTAACAATACTGCGGGCCATCATAACAATGTAGGAGATTTTCATAAACTCCGAAGGCTGAAAGAGAGTCACTCCACGAATGGTCACCCAGTTCTTGGCTCCAGTTGATGCAACCAGTGCTGGACTATAAAAAAACAAGGGTAAGATCATTAAGCCGAGGCCTAAAACGTATAAAATCGGCGTTACTGTCCATAAGAATTTAGTGCTAAAGAGCATGACCAAAAAGGCCAGACCAATCCCCAAGAGAATCCAAATCAACTGCTGACCGACAATGGAAGTAACATTGGTTGGATAATCTTGACTTACAGCAATATAAACCGAAGCAATTCCAATTAAGAGCAAAAACAACACAGGTAAAATTAAGGCATAGTCAACACGGCTCTCCAGAGACGGAGTCTTCTTCATTTTTCATCCTCATACTTTCAATCAATTCACTTTTCCAGTATAGCAGAAAATAGGAAAATTTTGAACTGAGAAGCCAAAGAAAGTTGAGCAGCATTTTCTGAAAATCATTATTCTAAAAAACAACCCATCGGGGTTGTTCCAGAACGTAGACAAACCCTATTAGAGATAGAAACATGTCGCAACCCTTGGATGACTTGTCACTAAATCAAACTAGCTTTAGCTTTTACTTTATTTTACAAATTAGGGTGTATAAATAAAAAACGGAATGACCACAATCAATCCAATCACTTCCATCACCAATCTGAACTTAACATATATTTCCACACTGCCTCCTGTTTTCGAGTACAAAAAAGAACCTAGACTGTTCTAAGCGCTTATTATTGTAGCGACATAATCGACTGTCTAATTTCTTCAATAATTCTTTCTTCTTCTCTTTAGATACAGAAATAACCTCAATATCTTTTTTCAATTCAGGCTCATCTGGTTGAGAGAGCCAGAATTTCTCTTCTTCTTTTGTTAAAGTATAAGCCATGGCTACTCAATCCTTCCAAACTTAAAATCAAACTTTTCGGATAATATTTTCAAAGTTTCTTCTTGTACGCTAACTTCAGTATACCCTATCTTCATAAATTTTTCAATAGAATTGAGGTACTCTTGTTCAGCGCTTCTTGGTATTCGTTTGTTTGCTCTAGTGTACCAGTAAACACTACCATCATGTCCTGCTGTCAAGCAGTATTTGACTGAGTTCTCTTTGCTATGTTGATGCAGAGAAACTAAATCGCTCAATGATGATTATGAATTGAAACAAGTCCTTTTTCTGGACTTTCTCTAAAGGCATTTTTTACTTGTTCATTGTAAACAACACCTTTGGTCTTTCTTGCCTTGTTTGAAACTGCTACAATCTTATATCAATGCTAACCTAGAGCAAATTATGACG is a genomic window containing:
- the serB gene encoding phosphoserine phosphatase SerB gives rise to the protein MFYTNKEKKMTVKGLLVMDVDSTLILEEGIDLLGEEAGVGSQVADITERAMRGELDFKEALAARVALLKGLPISVFDRILEKIHFTSGARELVAELHARGYKIAVVSGGFHETVDVLAEKLEIDYIKANRMEVEEGILTGRVLGDVVTKETKKAYLEKWASENGLTLAQTIAVGDGANDLPMIQTAGLGIAFCAKPIVQEQAPYQINERNLLKVLELLDKDV
- the ezrA gene encoding septation ring formation regulator EzrA, yielding MSRGTIILIVAIVVILIIAYIACLIARKRNDNLLIALEDRKEDLFNLPVNDEVEAVKSLHLIGQSQVSFREWNQKWVDLSLNSFADIENHIFEAEAFNNSFRFVRAKSAIDSIESQIDLIEEDIMAIRQGLKDLKEQEERNSGRVKHALDLFDSLQESVREKAEQYGETLPELEKQLKNIEVEFSEFVMLNSSGDPIEAAGILDKTEEHMIALNQIMDRIPALIEKVNKTLPDQLEDLEAGYRKLVEEGYLFTEGNVESHFQEIRVAIRETTALIVSFDLDAAEAEIGEIQAKIDYLYQIFTREIEAHKGAVKISKNLPKFLEHVVHNTGILTEEAERLNHSYILVESKLSRISKLATKLSSMETVVHDSIAELETPQVAYSILEERLEHALTTLKQMEEEQLVLADYLKSQEVSETNARKKATLYINQLHTLKRYMEKRSLPGIPEDFLSVFFRTSGHVEALLAELDYKRINIEIVNRLLENATFDMNELEEVAYTIVQNAALTEQLLQYSNRYRSSNASIQQAFTRALAIFEKDYDYQAAFEEISFALEAVEPGVTERFVRSYEKTREAIRY
- a CDS encoding DUF1694 domain-containing protein; protein product: MKDINDLIMQQAAGGLKINPDEQRTFLNTFEERVIGLCSIEEANSQLLADHFKKILGQITHDYKPVLVKISPFMDSQKQIFYLKAAQELGCEATIVAEDCAAIFGLVIHTDCPSQVENQELTTQFAEILYPTPAKTVKKSSFWEKLFGQSRKD
- a CDS encoding DJ-1 family glyoxalase III; the encoded protein is MKKVAVILANGFEEIEALTPVDVLRRASMECDMVGLTGLEVEGSHGIKVQADRVFDGDLSAYDMVVLPGGMPGSVNLRDHAGLIAALQAVAGQDTYVAAICAAPIVLEKAELLKERRYTCYPGQEETISSGRHVTETVVIDGNIVTSRGAGTALDFAYQLVDLLGGDGDSLARAMVYKQ
- a CDS encoding YeiH family protein, encoding MKQFNRDILPGFILSFLVAVIAKGLAAFFPSIGAASLAICIGIVLGNTVCRSQRLEKGTKFSESKLLEFSVALLGLTVTFQTIGDLGLSGLMYIILMMTSVILFAYFLGRRLGFKDEMSLMIAGGNAVCGSSAIGAIAPAIKADSKDKGQAIVLINLLGTILMFVLPLVGVQLFAFSDLENSALTGGVLQSVGQVVASASLINETVTQYATLFKITRILFLVVVVFTFERFMNRKKQSLTAEQSADKSVLASIPWYILAFLILCCVNSSLPLPSFFSGGSKWFSTWFEITALAAIGLRLDFKKFLQEGPKFLVYMGLIGVFQLVMALVLIFSFRIA
- the gyrB gene encoding DNA topoisomerase (ATP-hydrolyzing) subunit B — its product is MTEEITNLQEKAQEYDASQIQVLEGLEAVRLRPGMYIGSTSKEGLHHLVWEIVDNSIDEALAGFATHIELYIEKDNSITVVDNGRGIPVDIQEKTGRPAVETVFTVLHAGGKFGGGGYKVSGGLHGVGSSVVNALSTQLDVRVYKNGNVYYQEYRRGEVVADLEIIDQTDKTGTTVHFTPDPEIFTETTEFDFAKLNKRVQELAFLNRGLHLSITDKREGLEQSKEYHYEGGIASYVEYLNENKDVIFETPIYTDGEMDDITVEVAMQYTTSYHENVVSFANNIHTHEGGTHEQGFRTALTRVINDYAKKNKILKENEDNLTGEDVREGLTAVISVKHPGPQFEGQTKTKLGNSEVVKITNRLFSEAFSEFLLENPQIARRIVEKGILASKARIAAKRAREVTRKKSGLEISNLPGKLADCSSNDSAQTELFIVEGDSAGGSAKSGRNREFQAILPIRGKILNVEKASMDKILANEEIRSLFTAMGTGFGADFDVSKARYQKLVIMTDADVDGAHIRTLLLTLFYRYMRPIVEAGYVYIAQPPIYGVKVGSDVKEYIQPGVNQEQELQEALARHSQGRSKPTIQRYKGLGEMDDHQLWETTMNPENRLMARVSVDDAAEADKIFDMLMGDKVEPRREFIEENAVYSTLDV
- a CDS encoding FtsW/RodA/SpoVE family cell cycle protein; the encoded protein is MKKTPSLESRVDYALILPVLFLLLIGIASVYIAVSQDYPTNVTSIVGQQLIWILLGIGLAFLVMLFSTKFLWTVTPILYVLGLGLMILPLFFYSPALVASTGAKNWVTIRGVTLFQPSEFMKISYIVMMARSIVSFQKKYPVKSIQKDFQLIGYLTLWTVPVLLLLYFQKDLGTSLVFLAIFSGMVLLSGVSWKILLPTFIAAVVLVGGFLLLFIAPGGTTFLHNMGMDTYKINRIAAWLDPFKNAKSTTYQQAQSLVAIGSGGLTGLGFNKTNLLVPVRESDMIFTVIGEDFGFIGGVTLIGLYTLLIYRMLRITLQSNNRFYTYISTGYIMMLLFHVFENIGAAIGVLPLTGIPLPFISQGGSSIISNLIGVGLMLSMSYQYTLFNEQRYNKSRAYKKITIKRVER